The following coding sequences are from one Brooklawnia cerclae window:
- the pstA gene encoding phosphate ABC transporter permease PstA: protein MAISVVNPPVVRTHVPGREKGPDGSMQTAQRGIEQRRNLGKIRREDVFRLVGAVAGAIGMTSWLFTQVTPFHGGLPFVLIAYVLFLGMFVVLISFDDDRVTIKDRVMAVIIHSAAVVLLLALVVVVVFTLGRGSEAFLHWNFWVQDLALAGPLDPLTVGGMAHAALGTLYMISISLAISIPLALLTAVCMSEFPSPFTRMVRTVTEAMTALPSIVCGLFIYATYILLLGFDKSGFAASLAVTIMILPIITRSADVVLRLVPQTLKEAALATGASRWRTVWHVVLPTSRSGLMTAIVLGTARGIGETSPVLLTAGYTTFFNLNPFSGPMVSLPFATFTLVKSPEPTQIARGFGAAAVLMVLVFLLFMIGRIIGGNGAGVLTPRQLARTRHASRRDLARLEGRFGAPSSARQGAEVNRV, encoded by the coding sequence ATGGCGATCTCTGTGGTGAATCCGCCTGTTGTGCGCACGCATGTGCCGGGTCGGGAGAAGGGGCCGGATGGCTCCATGCAGACCGCCCAGCGGGGGATAGAGCAGCGGCGCAATCTGGGGAAGATACGTCGCGAGGACGTGTTCCGGCTGGTCGGTGCCGTGGCGGGGGCGATCGGCATGACGAGTTGGCTGTTCACTCAGGTGACCCCGTTCCACGGCGGGTTGCCGTTCGTGCTGATCGCCTATGTGCTGTTTCTGGGGATGTTCGTCGTGCTGATCAGCTTCGACGACGACCGGGTGACGATCAAGGACCGTGTGATGGCGGTGATCATCCACTCGGCGGCTGTGGTGCTCCTGTTGGCCTTGGTGGTCGTGGTGGTGTTCACGCTGGGCCGGGGCTCGGAGGCTTTCCTGCACTGGAACTTCTGGGTGCAGGACCTGGCATTAGCAGGCCCGCTCGATCCGTTGACCGTGGGCGGCATGGCGCACGCGGCGCTGGGCACCCTGTACATGATCTCGATCTCGCTGGCGATCTCGATTCCGCTGGCGCTGCTGACGGCCGTGTGCATGTCGGAGTTCCCGTCGCCGTTCACCCGGATGGTGCGGACGGTGACCGAGGCGATGACGGCCCTGCCCTCGATCGTGTGCGGCCTGTTCATCTATGCCACGTACATCCTGCTGCTCGGCTTCGACAAGTCGGGGTTCGCCGCGAGTCTGGCGGTGACGATCATGATCCTGCCGATCATCACTCGTTCGGCCGATGTGGTGTTGCGCCTGGTGCCGCAGACCCTGAAGGAGGCCGCCCTGGCCACCGGCGCCAGCCGTTGGCGAACCGTGTGGCATGTGGTGCTCCCCACCTCCCGGTCTGGCCTGATGACCGCGATCGTGTTGGGGACCGCCCGTGGTATCGGCGAGACCAGCCCGGTGCTCTTGACTGCCGGTTACACGACGTTCTTCAACCTCAACCCGTTCAGCGGCCCCATGGTGTCGCTGCCGTTCGCCACGTTCACCTTGGTGAAGAGCCCCGAGCCCACTCAGATCGCTCGTGGTTTCGGTGCCGCGGCGGTGCTCATGGTGCTCGTTTTCCTGCTGTTCATGATCGGACGCATCATCGGCGGCAACGGCGCAGGGGTTTTGACGCCCCGTCAGCTCGCTCGCACGCGACACGCCAGCCG